The Acinonyx jubatus isolate Ajub_Pintada_27869175 chromosome D1, VMU_Ajub_asm_v1.0, whole genome shotgun sequence genome includes a window with the following:
- the CABP2 gene encoding calcium-binding protein 2, translating into MGLETAAHSATLPQERGDQSGKRRRPALVSMALPQGQADGSLPAGDPSPSEGTPGPSRAPASPAANGRRALLKELEARVQAAYGQDSRPGMVREPMGNCAKRPRHRGPKERWQWPSSPPGRSHHSPGPGPGPEEQGDPGPGIQGYSVLSSLVGPACIFLRPSIAATQLDRELRPEEIEELQIAFQEFDRDRDGYIGYRELGACMRTLGYMPTEMELIEISQQISGGKVDFEDFVELMGPKLLAETADMIGVRELRDAFREFDTNGDGRISLGELRAALKALLGERLSQREVDEVLHDIDLNGDGLVDFEDPEDSLVGSALDHTSSHLKANILVSPLLGSRLQTRNLCFVLVEFVRMMSR; encoded by the exons ATGGGGCTGGAGACCG CTGCCCACTCAGCCACCCTCCCGCAGGAACGGGGCGACCAGAGTGGGAAGAGGAGGCGCCCAGCCCTGGTCTCCATGGCCCTTCCCCAGGGCCAGGCAGATGGCAGTCTCCCCGCGGGGGACCCCAGCCCCTCTGAGGGCACCCCAGGGCCCAGCCGGGCCCCTGCCAGCCCAGCAGCCAACGGGCGGCGGGCACTGCTCAAGGAACTGGAGGCCCGGGTGCAGGCAGCCTACGGGCAG GACTCCAGGCCTGGCATGGTTCGGGAGCCCATGGGAAACTGTGCCAAACGGCCTCGACATCGGGGGCCTAAG GAGCGCTGGCAGTGGCCCAGCTCCCCCCCAGGGCGCTCCCACCacagccccggccccggccccggccccgagGAGCAGGGGGACCCTGGGCCGGGCATCCAGGGTTACTCGGTGCTCAGCAGCCTGGTGGGGCCCGCCTGCATCTTCCTGCGGCCCAGCATCGCAGCCACCCAGCTC GACCGGGAGCTGCGGCCAGAGGAGATCGAAG AGCTGCAGATCGCCTTCCAGGAGTTTGACCGAGACCGTGACGGCTACATCGGCTACCGGGAGCTGGGCGCCTGCATGCGGACCCTGGGCTACATGCCCACTGAGATGGAACTCATCGAGATTTCACAGCAAATCA GTGGCGGGAAGGTGGACTTTGAGGACTTCGTTGAGCTGATGGGCCCCAAGCTGCTGGCGGAGACGGCAGACATGATCGGCGTCAGGGAGCTTCGAGATGCCTTTCGGGAG TTCGACACCAACGGGGATGGCCGCATCAGCTTGGGTGAGCTGCGGGCAGCCCTCAAGGCCCTGCTGGGGGAGCGCCTCAGCCAGCGGGAGGTGGACGAGGTCCTCCACGACATTGACCTCAACGGGGACGGCCTGGTGGACTTTGAAG ATCCAGAAGACTCCCTtgtgggctctgccctggaccacacctcctcccaccTCAAGGCCAATATATTGGTCTCACCCCTACTGGGGTCCAGACTGCAGACCCGCAACCTTTGCTTTGTCCTGGTAGAGTTTGTGCGAATGATGTCTCGCTGA